A stretch of Longimicrobium sp. DNA encodes these proteins:
- the ftsZ gene encoding cell division protein FtsZ — translation MIFEYEDPMPQNARMKVVGVGGGGGNAVNRMIEEDLEGVEFISVNTDAQVLKMSKAPVKLQIGQKLTRGLGAGARPDVGRLALEENREEMRKALDGADLVFITAGMGGGTGTGAAPLIAEMAREMGALTIAIVTKPFQFEGKKRMRQADEGLMELKRAADTMIVVPNERLLSVVGKGTSFKDALKKADEVLLHATQGISDLIRVTGEVNVDFADVRTIMSNRGAALMGTGFGKGENRAVEAAQEAISSPLLDNISISGAAGVLINITGGMDLAIDEVTTISSIIQEAAGDEAEIIFGAVHDSGMKEEVRVTVIATGFERGEPVFERHDNVIRADFRRGDARHEVRPLSGSRTVLPGGGAGDGHSSPFARPSAPAEREPTPFHPRPAPAPQPQMEREREAGREQGTPVTRLPVPPRQPEKSVNDLEIPTFIRRQMD, via the coding sequence ATGATCTTCGAGTACGAAGACCCGATGCCGCAGAACGCCCGCATGAAGGTGGTGGGCGTGGGCGGCGGCGGCGGAAACGCCGTGAACCGGATGATCGAGGAGGACCTGGAGGGCGTGGAGTTCATCTCGGTGAACACCGACGCGCAGGTCCTGAAGATGAGCAAGGCGCCCGTCAAGCTGCAGATCGGGCAGAAGCTGACCCGCGGGCTGGGCGCCGGCGCGCGCCCCGACGTGGGGCGGCTGGCGCTGGAGGAGAACCGCGAGGAGATGCGGAAGGCGCTGGACGGCGCCGACCTGGTCTTCATCACCGCGGGGATGGGCGGCGGCACCGGCACCGGCGCCGCGCCGCTCATCGCCGAGATGGCGCGCGAGATGGGGGCGCTGACCATCGCCATCGTCACCAAGCCCTTCCAGTTCGAGGGGAAGAAGCGGATGCGGCAGGCCGACGAGGGGCTGATGGAGCTGAAGCGCGCGGCCGACACCATGATCGTGGTGCCGAACGAGCGCCTCCTCTCGGTGGTCGGCAAGGGCACCAGCTTCAAGGACGCGCTGAAGAAGGCCGACGAGGTGCTGCTGCACGCCACGCAGGGCATCTCCGACCTGATCCGCGTGACCGGCGAGGTGAACGTGGACTTCGCCGACGTGCGCACGATCATGAGCAACCGCGGCGCGGCGCTGATGGGCACCGGCTTCGGCAAGGGCGAGAACCGCGCGGTCGAGGCGGCGCAGGAGGCCATCTCGAGCCCGCTGCTGGACAACATCTCCATCTCGGGCGCGGCGGGCGTGCTGATCAACATCACCGGCGGGATGGACCTGGCGATCGACGAGGTGACCACCATCTCGTCCATCATCCAGGAAGCCGCGGGCGACGAGGCCGAGATCATCTTCGGCGCCGTGCACGACAGCGGGATGAAGGAAGAGGTGCGCGTGACCGTCATCGCCACGGGCTTCGAGCGCGGCGAGCCGGTGTTCGAGCGGCACGACAACGTGATCCGCGCCGACTTCCGGCGGGGCGACGCACGCCACGAGGTGCGCCCGCTCTCCGGCTCGCGCACCGTGCTCCCCGGCGGCGGCGCGGGCGACGGGCACTCCTCGCCCTTCGCGCGCCCCTCCGCCCCGGCGGAGCGCGAGCCCACGCCCTTCCACCCGCGCCCGGCGCCCGCGCCGCAGCCGCAGATGGAGCGCGAGCGCGAGGCCGGGCGCGAGCAGGGCACGCCGGTCACGCGGCTGCCGGTTCCGCCGCGCCAGCCCGAGAAGAGCGTGAACGACCTCGAGATCCCCACCTTCATCCGCCGGCAGATGGACTGA
- the ftsA gene encoding cell division protein FtsA has protein sequence MRPTVVAGLDIGSSKTAVVIAEIDGEAAQRAQVKILGVGQARTTGIRREIVTDIEATTEAVRKAVKEAELMAGVKVDRLYTGIAGEHIHAWPSNGVVAVGRQQGSRDQEVSAADVERVNEVARAVPIPADRELIHAIPQEYIVDAQDGIRDPVGMAAMRLEAEVFIVTGSASAAQNIRKSVTRAGYQVAELVLEPLASAAAVMSDDEKEIGTALVELGGGTTDVAVFHERKIRHLASLPWGGSTVTNDLAKGLSLPYAEAQRAKERWGSARADLINPNETFEIPGPAQGQTRHVARELLAHIIEQRMDEIFGLVAAELERSGLAGALGGGIVLTGGGASLAGIVELAERSFAAPVRVGVPGDGLGGLADSVRRPKFATAAGLVIYGSRRLIDDTPEGAASGSSVSGTLRRVKDWLADFF, from the coding sequence ATGCGCCCAACCGTCGTTGCAGGCCTGGACATCGGCTCCAGCAAGACCGCCGTCGTGATCGCCGAGATCGACGGCGAGGCCGCGCAGCGCGCGCAGGTGAAGATCCTGGGCGTGGGCCAGGCGCGCACCACCGGCATCCGCCGCGAGATCGTCACCGACATCGAGGCCACCACCGAGGCCGTCCGCAAGGCGGTGAAGGAGGCCGAGCTGATGGCGGGGGTGAAGGTCGACCGCCTCTACACCGGCATCGCCGGCGAGCACATCCACGCCTGGCCATCCAACGGCGTCGTCGCCGTCGGGCGGCAGCAGGGCTCGCGCGACCAGGAGGTGAGCGCGGCCGACGTGGAGCGCGTGAACGAGGTCGCCCGCGCGGTGCCCATCCCCGCCGACCGTGAGCTGATCCACGCCATCCCGCAGGAGTACATCGTCGACGCGCAGGACGGCATCCGCGACCCGGTGGGGATGGCGGCCATGCGCCTCGAGGCCGAGGTCTTCATTGTCACCGGCTCGGCCAGCGCCGCGCAGAACATCCGCAAGTCGGTGACGCGCGCCGGGTACCAGGTCGCGGAGCTCGTCCTCGAGCCGCTGGCCTCCGCCGCCGCGGTCATGTCGGACGACGAGAAGGAGATCGGCACCGCGCTCGTCGAGCTCGGCGGGGGGACGACGGACGTCGCGGTCTTCCACGAGCGGAAGATCCGCCACCTGGCCAGCCTCCCGTGGGGCGGGTCGACGGTGACGAACGATCTCGCCAAGGGCCTCTCCCTCCCCTACGCGGAAGCGCAGCGGGCCAAGGAGCGGTGGGGCTCGGCGCGGGCCGACCTGATCAACCCGAACGAGACCTTCGAGATCCCCGGGCCGGCGCAGGGGCAGACGCGCCACGTTGCCCGCGAGCTGCTGGCGCACATCATCGAGCAGCGGATGGACGAGATCTTCGGACTCGTCGCGGCGGAGCTGGAGCGGAGCGGGCTGGCGGGGGCGCTGGGGGGCGGAATCGTGCTCACCGGCGGCGGCGCCAGCCTGGCGGGAATCGTGGAGCTGGCCGAGCGCAGCTTTGCCGCGCCGGTGCGCGTGGGCGTGCCCGGAGACGGGCTCGGCGGGCTTGCGGATTCGGTGCGCCGGCCCAAGTTTGCTACGGCTGCCGGCCTCGTCATCTACGGCTCCCGCCGACTCATCGACGACACCCCCGAAGGCGCCGCGTCCGGATCGTCTGTTTCCGGAACATTGCGGCGAGTGAAGGATTGGCTCGCGGACTTCTTCTAG
- the murG gene encoding undecaprenyldiphospho-muramoylpentapeptide beta-N-acetylglucosaminyltransferase: MSARVLFAGGGTGGHLYPALNLGDAVKRADPSAEVFFVGAQRGVESRVLPEKGVQHQLLPMEPIRRARPWENWKLFPAMMGTWSRLRGLFRTFRPDVVVGTGGYASGPAVFYAMLRGVPFALQEQNSFPGFVTRKLAGRARQLHLAFPEARKYLKTGPKTEIFEYGNPIKPPDFAVDRATARARFGLGGGIVCLVTGGSQGARAVNEALLSDLRGVAEGRLEAPPPGFEILWATGTGNFDQVQARLGEAGRPAWVKPMAYIEDMPGALASADFAISRAGAMSLAELCAWGIPAILVPLPTAAANHQHHNAVALADADAALMVPESELGQGRLWRDMMELAKDPARRAELAAKARDRGKPDAADRIAGELLRMVGEKKS, encoded by the coding sequence ATGAGCGCGCGCGTCCTCTTCGCCGGCGGCGGCACGGGCGGGCACCTGTATCCCGCGCTGAACCTGGGCGACGCGGTGAAGCGCGCCGACCCCTCCGCCGAGGTCTTCTTCGTGGGCGCGCAGCGCGGGGTGGAGAGCCGCGTGCTGCCGGAGAAGGGCGTGCAGCACCAGCTCCTGCCGATGGAGCCCATCCGCCGCGCGCGGCCGTGGGAGAACTGGAAGCTGTTCCCGGCGATGATGGGCACGTGGAGCCGGCTGCGCGGCCTCTTCCGCACCTTCCGCCCCGACGTCGTTGTCGGCACGGGCGGGTACGCGAGCGGACCGGCCGTGTTCTACGCGATGCTGCGCGGCGTTCCGTTCGCGCTGCAGGAGCAGAACTCGTTTCCGGGGTTCGTCACGCGCAAGCTGGCGGGGCGCGCGCGGCAGCTCCACCTGGCCTTCCCCGAGGCGCGGAAGTACCTGAAGACGGGGCCGAAGACGGAGATCTTCGAGTACGGCAACCCCATCAAGCCCCCCGACTTCGCGGTGGACCGGGCCACGGCGCGCGCCAGGTTCGGGCTGGGCGGCGGGATCGTCTGCCTGGTGACGGGCGGGAGCCAGGGCGCGCGCGCGGTGAACGAGGCGCTGCTCTCGGACCTGCGCGGAGTGGCGGAAGGGCGGCTGGAGGCGCCGCCGCCGGGGTTCGAGATCCTGTGGGCCACGGGAACGGGGAACTTCGACCAGGTGCAGGCGCGGCTGGGCGAGGCGGGGCGCCCCGCGTGGGTGAAGCCAATGGCGTACATCGAGGACATGCCGGGCGCGCTGGCCTCGGCGGACTTCGCCATCAGCCGCGCGGGGGCGATGTCGCTGGCCGAGCTGTGCGCCTGGGGGATCCCGGCCATCCTGGTGCCGCTCCCCACCGCCGCCGCCAACCACCAGCACCACAACGCGGTGGCGCTGGCCGACGCCGACGCCGCGCTGATGGTGCCCGAGAGCGAGCTGGGCCAGGGCCGCCTCTGGCGCGACATGATGGAGCTGGCCAAGGACCCCGCCCGCCGAGCGGAGCTCGCCGCGAAGGCCAGGGACCGCGGCAAGCCCGACGCGGCGGACCGGATTGCGGGGGAGCTGCTGAGGATGGTGGGAGAGAAGAAGTCCTGA
- the murC gene encoding UDP-N-acetylmuramate--L-alanine ligase: protein MSETEIDLVELARSGPVHFVGIGGAGMAPLAEMLLLAGGRVTGCQDHVNASARLLRRHGAVVTEGHDPAHVADCVAVVMTAAVPEDHPEIAAARARGIPVLKRARALGAIVNRGTVVGIAGTHGKTTTTTLTTTVLAAAGLDPTGFVGAHVPAWGGNLRGGGDKVYVVEADEYDRSFHQLHPRVAVVTTLEADHLDIYGSLEAVEESFLAYAESVPDDGMIACCADDHGAARLATILRGGPERVMTYGLNAGSMLRAEDVAADAGGQSFTVRERGKVLGAARLRAPGLHNVRNALAAVAVARRFGIAWDVIARGVEEYAGIDRRFEQVGEAGGVLFVDDYAHHPTEIEATLRAARASYPGRRLVAVFQPHLYSRTRDFAPEFGRVLAAADVVFLTDIYAARERPIPGITGQLIATPAREAGGDVRYVPDRAEIVDAVAAELKPGDLCLTMGAGNLDEASRDLLRLVSEPAEAGR, encoded by the coding sequence GTGAGCGAAACCGAAATCGATCTCGTGGAGCTGGCCCGCAGCGGTCCCGTGCACTTCGTCGGCATCGGCGGGGCGGGGATGGCTCCGCTCGCCGAGATGCTGCTGCTGGCGGGCGGCCGGGTCACCGGGTGCCAGGACCACGTGAACGCCTCCGCGCGGCTTCTCCGGCGCCATGGTGCCGTGGTCACCGAGGGGCACGACCCGGCGCACGTGGCCGATTGCGTGGCCGTGGTGATGACCGCCGCCGTTCCCGAGGACCACCCCGAGATCGCCGCGGCGCGCGCGCGCGGCATCCCCGTGCTGAAGCGGGCGCGGGCGCTGGGCGCCATCGTCAACCGCGGCACCGTGGTGGGCATCGCGGGAACGCACGGGAAGACCACCACCACCACGCTCACCACCACCGTCCTGGCCGCCGCCGGTCTCGACCCCACCGGCTTCGTGGGCGCCCACGTCCCCGCGTGGGGCGGCAACCTCCGCGGCGGCGGCGACAAGGTCTACGTGGTCGAGGCCGACGAGTACGACCGCTCGTTCCACCAGCTCCATCCCAGGGTCGCCGTCGTCACCACGCTCGAGGCCGACCACCTGGACATCTACGGCTCGCTGGAGGCGGTGGAAGAGTCGTTCCTGGCCTACGCCGAGTCGGTGCCCGACGACGGGATGATCGCCTGCTGCGCCGACGACCACGGCGCCGCGCGTCTCGCCACCATCCTCCGCGGCGGGCCGGAGCGGGTGATGACCTACGGCCTGAACGCGGGCTCCATGCTCCGCGCCGAGGACGTCGCCGCCGACGCGGGCGGGCAGAGCTTCACCGTGCGCGAGCGGGGGAAGGTGCTGGGCGCGGCGCGGCTGCGGGCGCCCGGGCTGCACAACGTGCGCAACGCGCTGGCGGCCGTCGCGGTCGCGCGGCGCTTCGGGATCGCGTGGGACGTGATCGCGCGCGGGGTGGAGGAGTACGCGGGGATCGACCGGCGCTTCGAGCAGGTGGGCGAGGCCGGCGGGGTGCTGTTCGTGGACGACTACGCGCACCACCCCACCGAGATCGAGGCGACGCTGCGGGCCGCGCGCGCCTCGTATCCCGGCCGCCGCCTGGTCGCCGTCTTCCAGCCGCACCTGTACTCGCGGACGCGCGACTTCGCGCCGGAGTTCGGGCGGGTGCTGGCGGCGGCGGACGTGGTCTTCCTCACCGACATCTACGCGGCGCGCGAGCGGCCCATTCCCGGCATCACCGGCCAGCTGATCGCCACCCCCGCGCGGGAAGCGGGGGGCGACGTGCGCTACGTCCCCGACCGCGCGGAGATCGTGGACGCGGTCGCGGCCGAGCTGAAGCCGGGCGATCTCTGCCTGACCATGGGCGCGGGGAACCTGGACGAGGCCTCGCGCGACCTGCTGCGGCTCGTCTCCGAGCCGGCCGAGGCGGGGCGATGA
- a CDS encoding cell division protein FtsQ/DivIB has translation MKRALRLALVAIPVAAAASSPWWAPPAGRRIEWFGAERVEVAGAHLLAPHEILRASGVRVGTNVWSDPAPFVAALRRHPAIADAEVVRVLPRTLRIRITEKTPAALVLAGTLRPATGDGEILSVDPAREPVDLPVLDGRVRTDGRGRVTDAGTRAALAEAARLGELEPALMARVSELLPAPGELRLILGQPALDVLVRDGMEPDALVRLRAAVDDVARRAAADTTHHGRPTVDARFDDQVVVRWQS, from the coding sequence ATGAAGCGGGCGCTGCGCCTCGCGCTCGTCGCCATTCCGGTCGCCGCCGCGGCCTCGTCGCCCTGGTGGGCGCCGCCGGCCGGTCGGCGGATCGAGTGGTTCGGCGCGGAGCGGGTGGAGGTCGCCGGCGCCCATCTCCTGGCGCCGCACGAGATCCTGCGGGCCAGTGGCGTGCGGGTGGGGACGAACGTGTGGAGCGATCCCGCCCCCTTCGTCGCCGCGCTCCGGCGCCACCCCGCCATCGCCGACGCGGAGGTGGTGCGCGTGCTCCCGAGGACGCTGCGCATCCGCATCACCGAGAAGACGCCCGCCGCGCTGGTGCTCGCGGGGACGCTCCGTCCGGCGACGGGGGACGGGGAGATCCTCTCCGTCGACCCCGCGCGCGAGCCCGTCGATCTCCCCGTGCTGGACGGGCGGGTGCGGACGGACGGCCGCGGGCGCGTGACCGATGCCGGGACGCGCGCCGCGCTGGCCGAGGCGGCGCGGCTGGGCGAGCTGGAGCCGGCGCTGATGGCGCGGGTGAGCGAGCTCCTCCCCGCGCCCGGCGAGCTGCGGCTGATCCTGGGCCAGCCCGCGCTGGACGTGCTGGTGCGCGACGGGATGGAGCCCGACGCGCTGGTCCGCCTCCGCGCCGCGGTCGACGACGTTGCCCGCCGCGCCGCGGCCGACACCACGCACCATGGACGCCCGACCGTGGACGCGCGCTTCGACGACCAGGTGGTCGTCCGCTGGCAGAGCTGA
- a CDS encoding putative peptidoglycan glycosyltransferase FtsW: MSVLALVRRRGTGGTAVLQPVVPPRERRAKVAAPPSPVEFAVAEVWESKVLVALTFVAFCFGLIEMYSASAFMARAEGHPGHWYALNQFAGALMGAVMAAVLSRVDYRRYRLWAWPMLVVIGVMLVVIVMPGTHAIAPRINGARRWLNLGVSFQPSEFAKIALIAWTAALAVKKQDRLHSLSKGLVPFLVVWLPIVALVLLEPNMSAALLLLLLSALVLFAGGARIGHFIFFGLLAVPVIWHQITHAGYRMQRIAAFLDPTADTDGVSYQIYQSLIAVGSGGLGGVGFGGSRQKFGFLPEPHNDFLFSMIAEEWGLLGIVFVVAIFAGFLWVGYRIAARAPDRFGYLLAIGMTNMIAVSGFLHMGVALSLLPTTGVALPFMSYGRSALLAQFCAVGILLSVARAAKRGPA, translated from the coding sequence GTGAGCGTGCTCGCGCTGGTCCGCAGGCGGGGCACCGGCGGCACCGCCGTCCTGCAGCCGGTCGTCCCCCCGCGCGAGCGGCGGGCCAAGGTGGCCGCGCCTCCGTCGCCCGTCGAGTTCGCCGTCGCGGAGGTGTGGGAGTCGAAGGTGCTGGTGGCGCTCACCTTCGTGGCCTTCTGCTTCGGGCTGATCGAGATGTACAGCGCCAGCGCCTTCATGGCGCGCGCCGAGGGGCACCCGGGGCACTGGTACGCGCTGAACCAGTTCGCCGGCGCGCTGATGGGCGCGGTGATGGCGGCCGTCCTCTCGCGCGTGGACTATCGCCGCTACCGCCTCTGGGCGTGGCCGATGCTCGTCGTGATCGGCGTGATGCTGGTGGTGATCGTGATGCCGGGGACGCATGCCATCGCCCCGCGCATCAACGGCGCACGGCGCTGGCTGAACCTGGGCGTCTCCTTCCAGCCCAGCGAGTTCGCCAAGATCGCGCTGATCGCGTGGACCGCCGCGCTGGCGGTGAAGAAGCAGGACCGGTTGCACTCGCTCAGCAAGGGCCTCGTCCCCTTCCTGGTCGTCTGGCTCCCCATCGTCGCCCTGGTGCTGCTGGAGCCCAACATGAGCGCGGCGCTGCTTCTCCTGCTGCTCTCGGCGCTGGTGCTCTTCGCGGGGGGCGCGCGCATCGGCCACTTCATCTTCTTCGGCCTGCTCGCCGTTCCCGTGATCTGGCACCAGATCACGCACGCGGGCTACCGCATGCAGCGCATCGCCGCCTTTCTCGATCCCACGGCGGACACCGACGGGGTGAGCTACCAGATCTACCAGTCGCTGATCGCGGTCGGCTCGGGTGGGCTGGGGGGGGTCGGATTCGGGGGGAGCCGGCAGAAGTTCGGGTTCCTTCCCGAGCCGCACAACGACTTCCTCTTCTCCATGATCGCCGAGGAGTGGGGGCTGCTGGGGATCGTGTTCGTGGTGGCGATCTTCGCCGGCTTCCTGTGGGTGGGCTACCGCATCGCCGCGCGGGCGCCGGACCGCTTCGGGTACCTGCTGGCCATCGGGATGACGAACATGATCGCCGTCTCCGGCTTCCTGCACATGGGCGTGGCCCTGTCGCTGCTGCCGACCACCGGCGTGGCGCTGCCGTTCATGAGCTACGGCCGCAGCGCGCTGCTCGCGCAGTTCTGCGCGGTGGGCATTCTCCTCAGCGTCGCCCGCGCGGCGAAGCGGGGGCCGGCATGA
- a CDS encoding peptidoglycan DD-metalloendopeptidase family protein, with product MANPYRLLSIGMLGTFGVALGAVFLHRPEPRPPAAPGLLPTAHAAPLEHVRHEKLRHGHSLAELLRQLEVDGEQAAAILAQLPDSAGDGEVREGREFDFRVDTRTGGLRRMTLQLDADRVLRVDARGRLRARVDSVSVHTDTAVFAGTVRYSLYEALLNGHGDIPRRERQRVADQIADGIFETRVDFSNDLNPGDSYQILYERTVRPDGTARRSRLLAVRFLLSGHLYDAYLFRHDGQDGWYDGKGQAMKRGFLRAPLEFRRISSGFTLGRFHPILHIMRAHVGIDYAASPGTPVRAVADGVVRRAGWSGGYGNLLEIAHGRGYTTRYGHLRSFAKGIDDGVRVRQGQVIAYVGMTGLATGPHLHYEFRQNGRPINPANVREIQAEPVDGSRFREVVEARVAAMEREAGVKLAERPRRSRDRG from the coding sequence ATGGCGAATCCCTACCGCTTGCTCTCGATCGGCATGCTGGGCACGTTCGGCGTGGCCCTCGGCGCGGTGTTCCTGCATCGCCCCGAGCCCAGGCCGCCCGCCGCGCCCGGGCTGCTGCCCACGGCGCACGCCGCGCCGCTGGAGCACGTGCGCCACGAGAAGCTGCGGCACGGGCACTCGCTGGCCGAACTGCTGCGCCAGCTGGAGGTGGACGGCGAGCAGGCGGCCGCCATCCTCGCGCAGCTCCCCGACTCGGCGGGCGACGGCGAGGTGCGCGAGGGGCGCGAGTTCGACTTCCGCGTGGACACGCGCACCGGCGGACTGCGGCGCATGACGCTGCAGCTGGACGCCGACCGCGTGCTGCGCGTGGACGCCCGCGGCCGGCTCCGCGCGCGCGTCGACTCCGTCTCGGTGCACACCGACACCGCGGTGTTCGCGGGGACGGTGCGCTACTCGCTGTACGAGGCGCTGCTGAACGGCCACGGCGACATCCCGCGCCGCGAGCGCCAGCGCGTGGCCGACCAGATCGCCGACGGGATCTTCGAGACGCGGGTGGACTTCTCCAACGACCTCAACCCCGGCGACAGCTACCAGATCCTCTACGAGCGCACCGTGCGCCCCGACGGCACCGCGCGCCGCTCTCGGCTTCTCGCCGTGAGATTCCTCCTCTCCGGCCATCTATACGACGCGTACCTCTTCCGCCACGACGGGCAGGACGGGTGGTACGACGGCAAGGGGCAGGCGATGAAGCGCGGCTTCCTGCGCGCGCCGCTGGAGTTCCGCCGCATCAGCTCGGGCTTCACGCTGGGCCGCTTCCACCCCATCCTGCACATCATGCGCGCCCACGTGGGGATCGACTACGCCGCCTCGCCGGGAACGCCGGTGCGCGCGGTGGCCGACGGCGTGGTGCGCCGCGCCGGGTGGAGCGGGGGATACGGCAACCTGCTGGAGATCGCCCACGGACGCGGATATACGACGCGCTACGGCCACCTCCGCTCGTTCGCCAAGGGGATCGACGACGGGGTGCGGGTGCGGCAGGGGCAGGTGATCGCGTACGTGGGGATGACGGGGCTCGCGACGGGGCCGCACCTCCACTACGAGTTCCGGCAGAACGGGCGGCCCATCAACCCGGCCAACGTGCGGGAGATCCAGGCCGAGCCGGTGGACGGCTCGCGCTTCCGCGAGGTGGTGGAGGCGCGCGTGGCGGCGATGGAGCGCGAGGCGGGGGTGAAGCTGGCCGAGCGGCCCCGGCGCAGCCGCGATCGTGGGTAG